TGTGGTAGATCATCGCCTGATTACCGAATATCTTTGAAAACCCCCGGACGTCCTGACCGGACCAGCCATTGTTCATTTCTCCGTATTTCCCGTGTTCGGATTGCATCAGGTCGTTGGGAGAGTTTATTCCTTTCAGTATGAAGTGATAAGGTAGCAATTCAAGAGTCACTTCTCCACTCACTTTCTGTTGCGAACTATCCAGATACGCTTCAATGTCGCGCAATACAGGTTCCAAAAACAAACCTTCGTGCAAGAAATTCCCGTAGGAAATGGACCATTGATCTTTCATCAAAAGCTGATGCTTGGTCAGCGTATGCTTCTCCAGCAAGTGGTGGGCTTTGACTAAAATCACCGGAGCCGCTGCCTCAAAACCGACTCGCCCTTTAATGCCTATGATCGTATCCCCTACATGGATGTCCCGACCTATCGCATAAGGGGCTGCCATTTCATTCAGCGCTTTGATGCAATCTACTGGAGCGTATTTTTTTCCGTTCAAAGCAACTGGCTGGCCCTTTTCGAAGCTAATGGTAACTTCTATTGGATCCTGATCTTTCAATTGGGTTGGGAAAGCATCTTCAGGCAAATACTGATCAGAAGTCAGGGTTTCTTTCCCTCCTACGGATGTCCCCCACAAGCCTTCATTAATGGAGTAAAGGGCTTTCTCCCAATTTCCAGATACTCCTTCGGTTTTTAGGAACTCAATCTCTTCTTCTCGTGACAACTTGTGGTCTCGGATTGGAGTAATGATCTCCGCTTCAGGATAAATGGTGTTGAAGACCATATCGAAACGTACCTGATCATTCCCAGCACCCGTACTTCCATGTGCAATCGCATCGGCATTGGTTTCCTTGGCGTACTTCGCAATGGCCGTAGCCTGGAAGACGCGCTCCGCAGAGACTGATAATGGATAAGTATTGTTCTTCAACACATTCCCGGCGATGAGGTAGCGGATACAGTCCTGATAATACTCCTCCTGCACATCCAACATCACATGGTTTTCAATGCCTAACTCCTTGGCTCGTTCAGCGAGTCGGCTCACTTCTTGTTCATCGAATCCTCCGGTGTTGACGGAAGCAGTCCAGACTTCATATCCCTGCTGACGGAGCCAGATTGCACAATATGTGGTATCCAGGCCACCACTGAACGCTAAAATGACTTTCTTCATTTGGTTTGTTTCTTTAGGTTGGGTTTTACCCATTGGGTTAATTTCTCTTTAATTTGCTGACGCTTTTTGTCCCGCTTTTTCTTTTTCTCCTCAGGATCAAACAGCATGCCTGTACACAGGCAATTCTTATACTCTTTGCTCTGAAGAATTTCGAAATTCACACAGCTTTGGCAGCCTTTCCAGAATTTCTCATCATCCGTCAATTCGGAAAAAGTGACCGGACGATAGCCCAGATCAGAATTGATCTTCATGACCGCCAGACTAGTCGTTAATCCAAATAGCTTGGCATCCGGAAATTTGGTCCGTGATAGTTTGAATGCTCGTTCTTTGATGCGGTGGGCCAGTCCTGCATTGCGAAATTGTTCTGCAACCACCAGCCCCGAGTTGGCGACATAGCGATTATGACCCCATGACTCGATGTAACAAAAGCCTGCCAATACGCCACTTTTAGACAAAGCAATGACTGC
This DNA window, taken from Cytophagales bacterium, encodes the following:
- the argG gene encoding argininosuccinate synthase, whose product is MKKVILAFSGGLDTTYCAIWLRQQGYEVWTASVNTGGFDEQEVSRLAERAKELGIENHVMLDVQEEYYQDCIRYLIAGNVLKNNTYPLSVSAERVFQATAIAKYAKETNADAIAHGSTGAGNDQVRFDMVFNTIYPEAEIITPIRDHKLSREEEIEFLKTEGVSGNWEKALYSINEGLWGTSVGGKETLTSDQYLPEDAFPTQLKDQDPIEVTISFEKGQPVALNGKKYAPVDCIKALNEMAAPYAIGRDIHVGDTIIGIKGRVGFEAAAPVILVKAHHLLEKHTLTKHQLLMKDQWSISYGNFLHEGLFLEPVLRDIEAYLDSSQQKVSGEVTLELLPYHFILKGINSPNDLMQSEHGKYGEMNNGWSGQDVRGFSKIFGNQAMIYHKLHGSHE
- a CDS encoding GNAT family N-acetyltransferase produces the protein MDQFVVSPATEDHIKYSDEIVQVIADSAKKRGTGIAKRTPEYITQKITEGKAVIALSKSGVLAGFCYIESWGHNRYVANSGLVVAEQFRNAGLAHRIKERAFKLSRTKFPDAKLFGLTTSLAVMKINSDLGYRPVTFSELTDDEKFWKGCQSCVNFEILQSKEYKNCLCTGMLFDPEEKKKKRDKKRQQIKEKLTQWVKPNLKKQTK